From the Theobroma cacao cultivar B97-61/B2 chromosome 2, Criollo_cocoa_genome_V2, whole genome shotgun sequence genome, one window contains:
- the LOC18607813 gene encoding dnaJ homolog subfamily B member 4: MGDHSHHHTRSLSTDLYGILGISSKGSSIKDMCKAYKSLVHKWYPDHRSPSSKSEEEGNFKDIDEAYKTINSNKQEQGFGSSDRPSTREKLNNLSVDDSFFSRRSSFLSKSTSRRSTTPSPRPTYLSMSSSRRGSPSKTLNFALSRTFSRRSRADAETSPNVSGSVGGHSPSPLSRSMSRKCTSETEMRNISRSTSRRSPTPIIFSQSVARRKPPPVEKMLECTLEELCHGGLKKIKVIRDVISDEGIIVQEEETLTINLKPGWRKGTKVTFEGKGNEKPGYLPADIIFLIQEKSHPLFTRQGDDLEIAVEIPLVKALTGCSLSVPLLGGETMSIHFNDIIYPGYEKVIQGQGMPNAKEGKRGDLRITFLVNFPSELSHQQRSEACSILEDCS, encoded by the exons ATGGGAGATCATTCTCATCATCATACACGTTCGCTGTCCACAGATCTTTACGGCATTCTTGGCATCTCATCAAAGGGTTCATCGATTAAAGATATGTGCAAGGCATATAAATCTCTTGTCCACAAATGGTATCCTGATCATAGAAGTCCTTCGAGCAAAAGTGAAGAGGAAGGCAATTTTAAAGATATTGACGAGGCTTACAAG ACCATCAATAGCAACAAGCAAGAACAGGGATTCGGAAGTAGCGATAGACCCTCAACAAGAGAGAAACTTAACAACCTAAGCGTGGATGATAGCTTCTTCTCACGCcgctcttcttttctttcaaagaGTACGAGTAGAAGGAGCACCACGCCTTCACCTAGACCAACCTACCTGTCCATGAGTTCAAGCCGGAGGGGCAGCCCTTCCAAGACTTTGAATTTCGCTCTATCGAGAACCTTTAGTCGAAGGAGCAGAGCAGATGCTGAGACATCCCCCAATGTGTCAGGAAGCGTCGGTGGGCATTCACCTTCCCCTCTTTCGAGAAGCATGAGTAGAAAGTGCACATCAGAAACTGAAATGCGAAACATTTCAAGAAGTACAAGCAGGAGGAGTCCCACTCCTATTATATTCTCTCAATCCGTTGCTCGGAGGAAACCTCCCCCAGTAGAAAAAATGCTTGAGTGCACCCTGGAGGAGCTCTGCCATGGAGGGCTAAAAAAGATCAAGGTCATCAGAGATGTCATCTCGGATGAAGG AATAATTGTCCAAGAAGAGGAGACACTAACAATAAACTTGAAGCCAGGATGGagaaaaggaacaaaagtTACATTCGAGGGAAAAGGCAATGAGAAACCAGGCTATCTCCCAGCAGATATCATATTCTTGATACAAGAGAAGAGTCATCCTTTGTTTACGAGGCAAGGCGACGATTTAGAGATTGCCGTCGAGATCCCTTTGGTAAAGGCTCTCACAGGTTGCTCCCTTTCAGTTCCTCTGTTAGGAGGGGAAACCATGAGCATACATTTTAACGATATCATATATCCAGGATACGAAAAGGTCATTCAGGGCCAAGGCATGCCCAATGCCAAAGAAGGAAAGCGAGGTGACTTAAGAATCACATTTCTTGTCAACT
- the LOC18607814 gene encoding probable receptor-like protein kinase At1g11050, which yields MHRRKMKLSLELACFIFLSALSFTLAASPSASTNSSAKCPMDLNYVTRIPWNSSVCRNFHPNSTSKTEIAKQNCCVSLLSVFGIGLAQHLKETSLFQLPNLPTSVSCLQDFQSKLNSLSLPGNLASLCFEPMQFVITPDLCAHIQTTQDWVAKLGESTALDQACRSDLSDLTACDTCLRAGNEVQTKLVSLDGNSNHSTDCFNFIVLYAAGIANKFGPESDGTVECAFALTLNKQSSSASERRSVLVFGLTGAGVALFVTFSLLGLYFWYEKKFTKKNNSGSDSNFYDLEEQESRPKLRPNTGSIWFKLHDLEKATDNFSQKNFIGRGGYGFVYKGVLPDGTVVAVKRIIESEFQGDEEFCNEVEIISNLKHRNLVPLRGCCMINGDENYDEGGSGRYLVYDYMPNGNLDDHLFPSKMESKPLSWPQRKNIILDVAKGLAYLHYGVKPAIYHRDIKATNILLDADMRARVADFGLAKQSKEGQSHLTTRVAGTHGYLAPEYALYGQLTEKSDVYSFGVVVLEIMCGRKALDLSSSGSPRAFLVTDWAWSLVKAGKIEEALDRSLINNGDSVSSNPKAIMERFLQVGILCAHVMVALRPTILDALKMLEGDIEVPGIPDRPMPLGHPKFYGDGNAFSISPTLSGPQLCTGDMLR from the coding sequence atgcatAGACGCAAGATGAAGCTTAGTTTAGAGCTTGCCtgtttcattttcctttctgCCCTTTCTTTTACCTTAGCTGCCTCACCTTCAGCTTCCACTAACTCATCTGCAAAATGTCCAATGGACCTCAACTATGTGACAAGAATCCCATGGAACTCATCCGTGTGCCGCAACTTCCACCCTAACTCAACTTCCAAAACTGAaattgcaaaacaaaattgttGCGTATCTCTACTATCAGTCTTTGGTATTGGACTTGCCCAACATCTTAAAGAAACCTCTCTCTTTCAGCTACCAAATTTGCCCACTTCTGTTTCTTGCCTCCAAGATTTCCAGTCAAAGctcaactctctctctcttcctggTAACCTTGCTTCCCTTTGTTTTGAGCCTATGCAGTTTGTGATTACACCTGATCTTTGCGCCCACATACAAACAACCCAAGATTGGGTTGCCAAGCTAGGAGAATCTACTGCACTTGACCAGGCGTGCAGGTCTGATCTCAGTGATCTTACTGCTTGTGATACTTGTCTTCGTGCTGGTAACGAAGTTCAGACTAAGTTGGTCTCTCTTGATGGTAATTCAAATCATTCTACtgattgttttaattttattgttctttatGCTGCTGGAATTGCTAATAAGTTTGGACCTGAAAGTGATGGGACTGTGGAATGTGCTTTTGCATTAACTTTGAACAAACAATCCAGTTCAGCCAGTGAAAGACGTTCAGTccttgtttttggcttgacGGGAGCTGGGGTTGCACTTTTTGTTACGTTTAGTTTGTTGGGTTTGTACTTTTggtatgaaaaaaaatttacaaagaaaaataacagTGGCTCTGATTCTAATTTTTACGATTTAGAGGAGCAAGAGTCTAGGCCAAAATTGAGGCCCAATACAGGTTCAATTTGGTTCAAACTTCATGATCTTGAGAAGGCCACGGATAATTTCTCACAGAAGAATTTTATAGGGAGAGGAGGGTACGGTTTTGTTTACAAAGGGGTTTTACCTGATGGGACGGTGGTTGCGGTTAAGAGGATTATAGAATCAGAGTTTCAAGGAGATGAAGAGTTTTGCAATGAGGTTGAGATTATTAGCAATCTGAAGCATAGGAATCTTGTGCCACTTAGAGGGTGCTGTATGATTAATGGTGATGAAAACTATGATGAGGGAGGGAGCGGAAGGTATCTTGTCTATGATTATATGCCAAATGGAAATCTTGATGACCATTTGTTCCCATCAAAAATGGAAAGTAAACCATTGAGTTGGCCTCAGAGGAAGAACATAATTTTGGATGTGGCAAAGGGGTTAGCTTATTTGCACTATGGAGTGAAGCCTGCAATATATCATAGAGATATTAAGGCCACAAATATATTGCTTGATGCTGATATGAGAGCAAGAGTGGCAGATTTTGGGTTGGCGAAGCAGAGTAAGGAAGGTCAGTCTCACCTCACTACTAGAGTGGCTGGAACTCATGGATACTTGGCCCCTGAATATGCTCTTTATGGGCAGCTGACTGAGAAGAGTGATGTTTATAGTTTTGGTGTGGTTGTTTTGGAGATAATGTGCGGGAGAAAAGCTCTTGATTTGTCGTCATCAGGCTCACCTCGTGCATTTTTAGTAACAGATTGGGCTTGGTCATTGGTGAAGGCAGGAAAAATAGAGGAGGCTTTGGATCGTTCCTTGATCAATAATGGGGATTCTGTTAGTTCAAATCCAAAGGCTATAATGGAGAGATTTCTGCAGGTTGGCATCTTGTGTGCTCATGTAATGGTAGCTTTACGGCCTACCATTTTGGATGCACTGAAAATGTTAGAAGGTGATATTGAAGTTCCTGGAATTCCAGATCGACCAATGCCTCTTGGACACCCTAAGTTTTATGGTGATGGCAATGCTTTCAGCATCTCACCAACATTAAGTGGACCACAACTGTGTACGGGAGACATGCTCAGGTAA